A window of the Eubalaena glacialis isolate mEubGla1 chromosome 9, mEubGla1.1.hap2.+ XY, whole genome shotgun sequence genome harbors these coding sequences:
- the ZNF189 gene encoding zinc finger protein 189, protein MASPSPPPEPKEEWDYLDPAQRSLYKDVMMENYGNLVSLDVLNRDKDEEPTVKQEIEEIEEEVEPQGVIVTRIKSEIDQDPMGRETFELVGRLDKQRGIFLWEIPRESLTQEQRMFRGNTSIIRKRPNSEEKCHKCEECGKGFVRKAHFIQHQRVHTGEKPFQCNECGKSFSRSSFVIEHQRIHTGERPYECNYCGKTFSVSSTLIRHQRIHTGERPYQCNQCKQSFSQRRSLVKHQRIHTGEKPHKCSDCGKAFSWKSHLIEHQRTHTGEKPYHCTKCKKSFSRNSLLVEHQRIHTGERPHKCGECGKAFRLSTYLIQHQKIHTGEKPFLCIECGKSFSRSSFLIEHQRIHTGERPYQCKECGKSFSQLCNLTRHQRIHTGDKPHKCEECGKAFSRSSGLIQHQRIHTREKTYSYNETKESFDPNCSLIIQQEVYPKEKSYKCDECGKTFSVSAHLVQHQRIHTGEKPYLCTVCGKSFSRSSFLIEHQRIHTGERPYLCRQCGKSFSQLCNLIRHQGVHTGNKPHKCDECGKAFSRNSGLIQHQRIHTGEKPYKCEKCDKSFSQQRSLVNHQKIHAEVKIQETHECDACGEAFNCHISLIQHQKLHTTWMQ, encoded by the coding sequence ATGTTTTGAACAGAGATAAAGATGAGGAGCCAACTGTGAAACAAGAAATTGAGGAAATTGAGGAAGAAGTGGAACCACAGGGTGTAATAGTTACAAGAATCAAAAGTGAAATTGACCAGGATCCTATGGGTAGAGAAACCTTTGAACTTGTTGGTAGGTTAGATAAACAGAGAGGAATCTTCTTATGGGAAATACCAAGGGAATCTTTGACCCAGGAACAAAGAATGTTCAGAGGAAACACTAGCATTATCCGTAAGAGACCAAATTCAGAAGAGAAATGTCATAAATGTGAAGAATGTGGAAAGGGTTTTGTCCGCAAGGCTCATTTCATTCAACATCAAAGGGTCCATACGGGAGAAAAACCTTTtcaatgtaatgaatgtgggaaaagTTTCAGTCGCAGTTCATTTGTTATtgaacatcagagaattcacactgggGAAAGGCCCTATGAGTGTAATTACTGTGGAAAAACCTTTAGTGTGAGCTCAACCCTTATTAGACATCAGAGAATCCACACTGGAGAGAGACCCTATCAGTGTAACCAATGTAAACAGAGCTTCAGCCAGAGAAGAAGCCTTGTTAAACATCAAAGGATTCACACAGGTGAGAAACCCCATAAATGCAGTgactgtgggaaagccttcagttGGAAGTCACACCTGATTGAACATCAGAGAActcatactggtgagaaaccctatCACTGTACCAAATGTAAGAAAAGCTTTAGTCGAAATTCATTACTTGTtgaacatcagagaattcacactgggGAAAGACCCCATAAATGtggtgaatgtgggaaagcctttagaTTAAGTACATACCTTATACAACACCAAAAAATCCACACTGGTGAGAAGCCTTTTCTTTGTATTGAATGTGGAAAAAGCTTCAGTCGGAGCTCATTCCTTATTGAACATCAGAGGATCCATACAGGTGAAAGACCTTATCAGTGCAAAGAGTGTGGGAAAAGCTTCAGTCAACTTTGCAACCTTACTcgtcatcagagaattcatacaggGGACAAACCCCATAAATGTGaggaatgtggaaaagcctttagTAGAAGCTCAGGTCTTATTCAGCATCAGAGAATCCACACCAGAGAGAAGActtattcatacaatgaaacCAAGGAAAGTTTTGATCCAAATTGCAGTCTTATTATACAGCAGGAAGTCTACCCTAAGGAAAAATCTTATAAATGTGATGAATGTGGGAAAACTTTTAGTGTCAGTGCTCATCTTGTACAACATCAAAGAATCCACACTGGTGAAAAGCCCTACCTATGTACTGTATGTGGGAAAAGCTTCAGTCGGAGCTCATTTCTTATTGAACACCAGAGAATCCACACTGGTGAGAGACCCTATCTGTGCAGACAGTGTGGCAAAAGTTTTAGTCAACTCTGTAATCTTATTCGACATCAGGGTGTTCACACAGGTAATAAACCCCATAAATGTgatgaatgtgggaaggcctttagcCGGAACTCAGGCCTTATTCAGCATCAGAGAATACACACAGGAGAAAAACCTTATAAGTGTGAGAAGTGCGACAAAAGTTTCAGTCAACAGCGCAGCCTTGTCAACCATCAGAAGATCCATGCAGAGGTGAAAATTCAAGAAACCCACGAATGTGATGCTTGTGGGGAAGCCTTCAATTGCCATATATCTCTTATTCAGCATCAAAAATTGCACACTACATGGATGCAGTAA